In Chitinophaga nivalis, a single genomic region encodes these proteins:
- a CDS encoding ArsR/SmtB family transcription factor, whose amino-acid sequence MDNKKFERISRALSDPSRISILQEIRKKQGCMYCAEITEMLALTQPSVSHHLKQLVDADLLIPEKEGRNLKYVINQKELDDYIQFLNNLKA is encoded by the coding sequence ATGGACAATAAAAAATTCGAGCGCATATCCCGTGCATTGAGTGATCCCAGCAGGATTAGTATCCTACAGGAAATCAGGAAAAAGCAGGGATGTATGTATTGTGCAGAGATTACCGAAATGCTGGCGCTTACCCAACCCTCCGTTTCTCACCACCTGAAACAGCTGGTAGATGCAGACTTGTTGATTCCTGAAAAAGAAGGCAGGAACTTAAAGTATGTCATCAACCAAAAAGAACTGGACGACTACATCCAGTTCCTGAATAACCTAAAAGCATAA
- a CDS encoding MFS transporter, whose protein sequence is MKKSIYAMALGAFGIITTEFGVIGVLPNLAQVFHVSLETAGWLLSAFALTVAISSPFITALTTNINRKVLMSSVLAVFVVSNLLSAFSPNFTVLMIARILPAFLHPLFWNISLAAAFKESGSKAVSIVMSGVSIATVMGVPITTYAAEFFNNWQASFFLASFISLIAFIGMLLYVPSMPATRKEAGASQLYVLKSPQLWLNLISTILMLAGMFSSYGYLAAYMEKVTHMNGVQISAMLLLFGGMGVLGNWITGITISRNVMRVTRIFFTSLIFVQVLAYFFGGIFIPMVIILSFWGAIHTGGFLIGNIRTTRSVPQSALEFVNSLLTSCYNIGISLGTMLGGLIIAHYGIHHVIWMSVGLLALNLGLSFITFGEKHPTGTPETEQDLQPHLMHA, encoded by the coding sequence ATGAAAAAATCCATATACGCCATGGCGCTGGGAGCCTTTGGCATTATTACCACCGAATTTGGCGTGATAGGCGTACTACCCAATCTGGCCCAGGTATTTCATGTTTCCCTGGAAACTGCAGGATGGCTGTTAAGCGCATTTGCACTCACCGTAGCCATATCGTCGCCATTTATTACTGCGCTGACGACCAACATCAATCGTAAGGTACTGATGTCATCGGTGCTGGCGGTATTTGTGGTATCCAACCTGCTTTCGGCCTTCTCGCCCAATTTCACGGTGCTGATGATTGCCCGTATCCTGCCCGCATTTTTACACCCACTCTTCTGGAACATATCACTGGCAGCGGCTTTCAAGGAATCCGGCAGTAAAGCAGTTTCCATCGTGATGTCGGGCGTAAGTATTGCCACAGTAATGGGTGTACCCATCACCACCTATGCAGCGGAATTCTTCAACAACTGGCAGGCTTCCTTTTTCCTGGCCAGCTTTATCAGCCTGATTGCCTTCATCGGTATGTTGCTTTATGTACCATCTATGCCTGCTACCCGGAAAGAAGCGGGCGCCAGTCAATTGTATGTATTAAAAAGTCCGCAGTTGTGGCTGAATCTTATTTCCACGATTCTCATGCTGGCCGGTATGTTTTCCAGTTATGGTTACCTGGCGGCCTACATGGAAAAGGTGACGCATATGAATGGTGTACAAATCAGCGCGATGCTGCTGCTATTCGGTGGTATGGGTGTGTTGGGTAACTGGATCACGGGTATCACTATCAGCAGAAACGTAATGCGGGTTACCCGGATATTTTTCACTTCGCTCATATTCGTACAGGTACTGGCCTACTTCTTTGGTGGCATCTTTATTCCCATGGTGATTATCCTTTCTTTCTGGGGCGCTATTCACACGGGCGGATTCCTGATAGGTAATATCCGCACCACCCGTTCGGTACCACAAAGTGCCCTGGAGTTTGTGAACAGCCTGCTGACGTCCTGCTATAATATTGGTATATCGCTGGGTACCATGCTGGGCGGACTGATTATCGCGCACTATGGCATCCATCATGTTATCTGGATGAGTGTAGGTTTGCTGGCATTGAACCTGGGTCTGAGCTTTATTACCTTTGGAGAAAAGCACCCCACAGGCACCCCTGAAACAGAACAGGATTTACAACCGCATCTCATGCATGCTTAA